From Vidua macroura isolate BioBank_ID:100142 chromosome 5, ASM2450914v1, whole genome shotgun sequence, the proteins below share one genomic window:
- the REP15 gene encoding LOW QUALITY PROTEIN: rab15 effector protein (The sequence of the model RefSeq protein was modified relative to this genomic sequence to represent the inferred CDS: substituted 1 base at 1 genomic stop codon) gives MWKRPLPAEKMGQKVSQEDNQENKAETLVICEVFSQGVLHASQRLKDYLGFVDPQSKFQPATNTLSEIFLVNFIGFCVGRGMDEQIMTSKMTKQQSSLFGVDWIWTLCGSDKQIKLQIAVQALQPAELFYGECPAEDCCREATLADECFQNMSRFEKLAEFCRLVGRDCLGLFVVFGVPGKPKDIXGVLLDSVAKEEQKCRLSGRNALRQFVTSTDSSLPTKDMLENCLGTKNRLKDVGNVYINFV, from the coding sequence ATGTGGAAACGACCTcttccagcagagaaaatggGCCAGAAGGTCTCCCAGGAGGACAACCAGGAGAACAAGGCTGAAACTCTGGTCATCTGTGAAGTCTTCAGCCAGGGTGTGCTCCATGCATCTCAAAGGCTGAAGGATTATCTGGGTTTTGTGGATCCTCAAAGCAAATTCCAGCCAGCCACGAACACGCTGAGCGAGATCTTCCTGGTCAACTTCATTGGCTTCTGCGTGGGAAGGGGCATGGATGAGCAGATCATGACCAGCAAAATGACCAAGCAGCAGTCCTCCCTGTTCGGAGTGGACTGGATCTGGACTCTGTGTGGGTCTGACAAGCAGATCAAGCTGCAGATCGCCGTGCAGGCTTTGCAGCCAGCCGAGCTCTTCTACGGCGAGTGCCCTGCTGAGGATTGCTGCCGGGAGGCCACGCTGGCCGACGAGTGCTTCCAGAACATGAGCAGGTTTGAGAAGCTGGCCGAGTTCTGCCGCCTGGTGGGACGGGACTGCCTGGGCTTGTTCGTCGTGTTCGGCGTGCCAGGGAAGCCCAAGGACATCTGAGGAGTCCTGCTGGACAGCGTTGCCAAGGAGGAGCAAAAATGCCGCCTGTCGGGCAGGAATGCACTGCGGCAATTTGTCACCAGCACTGACAGCTCCCTGCCCACAAAAGACATGCTGGAAAATTGCCTGGGCACCAAAAACAGGCTGAAGGACGTGGGCAATGTGTACATAAACTTTGTGtga